Proteins from one Juglans microcarpa x Juglans regia isolate MS1-56 chromosome 1S, Jm3101_v1.0, whole genome shotgun sequence genomic window:
- the LOC121245664 gene encoding growth-regulating factor 5-like isoform X1, with translation MMNANARNRSPFTATQWQELELQALIFKYMVAGIPIPPDLLYSVKRSLESSISSRLFPHRPISVAAVSWECFEMGFGRKVDPEPGRCRRTDGKKWRCSKEAYPDSKYCERHMNRGRNRSRKPVEVTSTATTTTNVSPTVSSINRNLTINTTTVPTTSTFSVSPLSNSSVSSETHPHHHPYHEATLYPFLYSHSSSARPPVSGLLPQNNITHQLFLDSRSYSQADKDYSFFHGAKEGVDEKAFFPEASGTSRSLPDSYQRSLTTDSYKGYSHTQFQSLTDSAKQQQEQHCFVLGTDFKSPGLVKTEKNVEVQKPLHQFFGEWPPKNTDSWLDLASNSRLPTDD, from the exons ATGATGAATGCAAATGCAAGAAATAGGTCTCCTTTCACAGCAACACAGTGGCAAGAACTTGAACTCCAAGCTCTTATATTCAAATACATGGTTGCAGGGATCCCTATCCCACCCGATCTCCTCTATAGTGTCAAAAGAAGCTTGGAGTCTTCAATTTCCTCAAGGCTCTTCCCTCACCGCCCCA TCTCTGTGGCTGCAGTTTCCTGGGAATGTTTTGAAATGGGATTTGGCAGAAAAGTAGACCCAGAGCCAGGGAGGTGCAGGAGAACAGATGGGAAGAAATGGAGGTGCTCGAAGGAAGCATACCCAGATTCCAAGTACTGTGAGAGACACATGAACAGAGGCAGAAACCGTTCAAGAAAGCCTGTGGAAGTTACCTCAACTGCAACAACCACAACAAATGTTTCACCAACCGTCTCATCAATCAACAGAAACCTTACAATAAACACCACAACTGTTCCCACAACCTCTACTTTCTCTGTCTCTCCACTTTCTAATTCTTCTGTGAGCTCTGAAACCCATCCCCATCATCATCCTTACCATGAGGCCACTCTTTATCCCTTCCTTTATTCGCATTCCTCCTCCGCTAGACCTCCCGTTTCTGGTCTGTTACCTCAAAATAACATTACCCATCAACTATTTTTGGACTCTAGATCTTATTCTCAGGCTGATAAAGATTACAG tttttttcatGGAGCAAAGGAGGGTGTGGATGAGAAAGCTTTCTTCCCGGAAGCTTCAGGGACTTCCAGAAGCCTACCTGATTCATATCAGAGATCATTAACAACGGATTCCTATAAAGGTTACTCCCACACACAGTTTCAAAGCCTTACTGATAGTGCAAAGCAGCAGCAAGAGCAACATTGCTTTGTTCTGGGTACCGACTTCAAGTCACCAGGACTAGTTAAAACTGAGAAAAATGTAGAAGTCCAGAAGCCGCTGCACCAATTTTTTGGAGAGTGGCCACCAAAGAACACAGATTCATGGCTTGATCTAGCATCTAATTCTAGACTCCCTACTG ATGATTGA
- the LOC121245664 gene encoding growth-regulating factor 5-like isoform X2: MMNANARNRSPFTATQWQELELQALIFKYMVAGIPIPPDLLYSVKRSLESSISSRLFPHRPISWECFEMGFGRKVDPEPGRCRRTDGKKWRCSKEAYPDSKYCERHMNRGRNRSRKPVEVTSTATTTTNVSPTVSSINRNLTINTTTVPTTSTFSVSPLSNSSVSSETHPHHHPYHEATLYPFLYSHSSSARPPVSGLLPQNNITHQLFLDSRSYSQADKDYSFFHGAKEGVDEKAFFPEASGTSRSLPDSYQRSLTTDSYKGYSHTQFQSLTDSAKQQQEQHCFVLGTDFKSPGLVKTEKNVEVQKPLHQFFGEWPPKNTDSWLDLASNSRLPTDD; the protein is encoded by the exons ATGATGAATGCAAATGCAAGAAATAGGTCTCCTTTCACAGCAACACAGTGGCAAGAACTTGAACTCCAAGCTCTTATATTCAAATACATGGTTGCAGGGATCCCTATCCCACCCGATCTCCTCTATAGTGTCAAAAGAAGCTTGGAGTCTTCAATTTCCTCAAGGCTCTTCCCTCACCGCCCCA TTTCCTGGGAATGTTTTGAAATGGGATTTGGCAGAAAAGTAGACCCAGAGCCAGGGAGGTGCAGGAGAACAGATGGGAAGAAATGGAGGTGCTCGAAGGAAGCATACCCAGATTCCAAGTACTGTGAGAGACACATGAACAGAGGCAGAAACCGTTCAAGAAAGCCTGTGGAAGTTACCTCAACTGCAACAACCACAACAAATGTTTCACCAACCGTCTCATCAATCAACAGAAACCTTACAATAAACACCACAACTGTTCCCACAACCTCTACTTTCTCTGTCTCTCCACTTTCTAATTCTTCTGTGAGCTCTGAAACCCATCCCCATCATCATCCTTACCATGAGGCCACTCTTTATCCCTTCCTTTATTCGCATTCCTCCTCCGCTAGACCTCCCGTTTCTGGTCTGTTACCTCAAAATAACATTACCCATCAACTATTTTTGGACTCTAGATCTTATTCTCAGGCTGATAAAGATTACAG tttttttcatGGAGCAAAGGAGGGTGTGGATGAGAAAGCTTTCTTCCCGGAAGCTTCAGGGACTTCCAGAAGCCTACCTGATTCATATCAGAGATCATTAACAACGGATTCCTATAAAGGTTACTCCCACACACAGTTTCAAAGCCTTACTGATAGTGCAAAGCAGCAGCAAGAGCAACATTGCTTTGTTCTGGGTACCGACTTCAAGTCACCAGGACTAGTTAAAACTGAGAAAAATGTAGAAGTCCAGAAGCCGCTGCACCAATTTTTTGGAGAGTGGCCACCAAAGAACACAGATTCATGGCTTGATCTAGCATCTAATTCTAGACTCCCTACTG ATGATTGA
- the LOC121247833 gene encoding leucine-rich repeat extensin-like protein 3, whose translation MGQPSLALVFLIFGFAINILPLLAQSLSENGVNIPATPPPPPPPPPPPPPPPPPPPPPPPPPSPPPPPPPPPAPPSPPPPPSPSPSPSPPLQQPQSTPPPPPPSYNSRPPPPHKWQTEADNGSNHSPRNLSPPPREQITNTGKTIGLLFVGIAAILQIGVVGFLVFKRRQLLKL comes from the coding sequence ATGGGACAACCATCGCTAGCCTTGGTGTTCCTAATCTTTGGCTTCGCCATTAACATTCTTCCTCTCCTTGCTCAGTCCCTATCAGAAAATGGCGTAAACATTCCCGCAAcacctccgcctccgcctccacctcctcctcctccccctcctcctcccccaccccctccgcctccacctccacctccatcACCGCCTCCACCGCCTCCTCCACCGCCTGCGCCTCCGTCTCCACCGCCTCCTCcgtctccatctccatctccttcTCCACCACTACAACAACCTCAATCGACACCTCCACCGCCGCCTCCATCATATAATTCAAGACCGCCACCACCACACAAGTGGCAGACAGAGGCCGATAACGGGTCCAATCATAGCCCAAGAAACCTGTCGCCACCGCCTCGGGAGCAAATCACCAATACAGGGAAAACGATTGGGCTTTTGTTTGTGGGTATCGCTGCGATCCTTCAAATTGGCGTGGTGGGGTTCTTGGTTTTCAAGAGAAGGCAGCTTCTGAAGCTCTAG